Within the Microtus ochrogaster isolate Prairie Vole_2 linkage group LG2, MicOch1.0, whole genome shotgun sequence genome, the region tgtttttgatcctggccattcttacctgtgtgatttgcatttctctgatgactaaggatgttgaacatttccttaagtgtctttcagccattttaaattcctctgttgagagttctctgtttaagtttaTATCCATTTTTTAAtctgattatttgttcttttgatgaccaattttttgagctctttgtatattttggagatcagccctctgtctgatgtggggttggtgaagatcttttcccattctgtcattttgtcttgttgaccatgtactttgcttctcagtttcaggaggtcccatttatcaattgtttctctcagtatcttgtgctactggagttatatttaggaagtggtctcctgtgccaatgtgttcaagtgaacttcccactttctcttctatgaggttcagtgtggctggctttatgttgaggtctttgattcatttaaacttgagttttgtgcatggcaatagatatggatttattttcattcttctacatgttgatatccagttatgccagaaccatttgttgaatatgctttcttttttccattttatatttttagcttcttcgtcaaaaatcaggtgttcgtaggcaTGTGGATTGtcatctgggtctttgattcagttctattggtcctcctgtctgtttttatgccaataccacactgttttcaatactgtagttttgtagtagagtttgaagtcagagattgtgatgcctccagaagttcctttattgtacaggattgttctttcctttccccatgGGGTCCAGGGTATTGAACTAAGGTcattagacttggcagcaagtgccttttccagctgagccatttcactggcctgAAATATGTTATTATTAGCAAGGGTTTATTATCTTAAGATTTTGTTTACCATATGCATatgtttagatgtgtgtgtgtgtgtgtgtgtgtgtgtgtgtgtgaactcattACACAGACAAGGCCagcttcaaactcccagagacccacctccttctgtctcccaaatcctaggataaaaggaaaaaaaacttacttaCTTATATTTGCTTTGGAAGTGTCTAAACTCTTTTCTTGTTCACATATTGTGACAAATAGTATAGAGAaacataattttgattttttatggTCTTTTGCTAACAATTCAAGataattttgcatatttttcagAAGGTTAATTTAGTAAATGTTGACTAAATTTAGGAGGTTGACTAAATTAcagaatgttttcaaaatatttttacttagtaGAAACTACAATAAAGAGAACAAATATTGTTGGTTgctcacaatcacttgtaactccaattcctggggatctgacaccctattctgatctccaagggcactgcatgcacttggcgcacaaacaaaagcagacaactctatgcacataaaataaaaatatcttttttaaaaaaaaaactaatgttaACTTATAGATGAcaactgataaaaaaaacaaatacagcttAACTAGCCTATGAATTAGTTGCTTGACCTAGTTTAAAGTGTTTAGCCActgactggagagttggctcagcagttaagagcacttgttgatcttgcagaggaccagggttcaattctcaggccctacctggcagctcacaagcatctgtaactccagtttcagggaatccaatatCCTGACCTCCTCAAGCATCgagcatgcatatggtgcacctATATACATCATGCACGCAgccaaagcactcatacacatcatCACTGTCCTCTCCGATGGTTTCCCCATATTCCTGTCATAGCGCGCTTAGAACTCACATCACTCAGTGGTTAGCCCTCTGCATGCTACTGTCTGTCGGCTCTGCAAACCCGTTCTTCTGGAGCAACTCACACAGTCAGGAGGGCTGAAGGCCCAAACTCTGCAACAGAGGACACTCAGCAGAAGATGCTTCTGGCGAGCCTGGAGGATCTGACGCAGCTCTAGCCACGGGGTAGAGGCTGCTCTCGAAGTCAACTGCTTTTCTACACCCTAATTTTATATCTCACTGACTAATACGCATTTCATTCCACCCACCCATATTATCACTATTGTTAACTAATGAGTCTTCAACGTATTcacataaaagtattttaattcaaatatttcaaagtttgCTTTTCTTAATCATTCCCACAGGAAGCCCGGTGATTTGGAAAAACACATCCATGGTTAAGAATAGTGAACACAAGAAACGACATGTGTCACGATCTACAGAAAATGACATGCATGCTGAAATTGCCCTCAGACATCTACGAGGATGCTTCTGGAAGAAATCATCTGTTTTTTTGTTCAAgtttttgttttccctctttAAGGCTTTTAAAGAAACCACTGcccaggctgttttcaaactcagtcttagggctggcaagatggcctagtggctaacagcacttgctgccaacCAAGCTTGATGACCCGAGAGCAATCCCAGGCATCTACATAGTGGAGAGAGGACCTGTTCCTGTACTAATTCCTCATAATCTCTTTCGCGCGCTCGGGCacgcacatgagcacacactaACACACCCCTCCCCGTGGTTGTTTCTCTCGGGAATCCTGAGGCATAGTGTTGTGcgacattttgtttgtttctgacaaataaagcttgtctggagATGCGAGGGTGGAGCTAGTCACTAGTCAACCgtgcacacaccttcaatccccaaatctgggagaaagaagtggaaagatcaggagttcaaggtcaccctgggctctgtgagattgaatcagtctaaagaAGAAACTGGCAGGGCGGTGGAGgcccacacatttaatcccagcactaggacacagagagagcaatagaaggcaggaggaggcaggagctcatggCATTCAGTCCAAGGATTCGTAGAGGCGGGatcgcccttttggtctgaggtagaggtaagacctaggggctggctgttctgcttatCTTATCCATCAGCTTCCACCTTGATAgctgactcctggtttttattattaagcccaattagaattcacactacacACATGAATTCATTAATTTAATCTACCCAACTGTCCTGTAAGCCACTATTATCCCCAGTTTACACAAAGGGCTACAGAGTACAGGGACATTTAATCACAGATTCAGGGTGATAGTGACATTAAGAAGTGGGGCCAGAACTGAGTTTAAGTCATTCGGCTCCAAATTAAATATTCTGTATGATCACTATGGCCTTCATTGTTATTTCTTAACCCCCATTTTAAAAGTCACTattgggccagtgaggtggcttaCTGGGTCAAAGGCCTATTGCACAAGCTTGACCACCTGACTTCTTGATTTCTGGAACCTAGCTGGAGGGAGAAAATTCACTCCTCATATCTGCCCTCATACAcgctctctcttacacacacacacacacacacacacacacacacacacacacgcacacacacacacgcatgcaaaaTCTTTTAAAGCTACTATTCTAGTGTCCTaagtttgtttctgttgctttaataaaacactggctACAAGCAACTCAGAGAGGAAAGAATTTGCTTCATCTTACCGTTtagagtccatcatgaagggaaagCAGGGTCAGTACATCAGGAACTGAGCAGAGGAGAGCAGTTAAGTGGCTCGTCCTCCATGGCTGGTTCAACTTGATTTTTCCTACcgtccaggcccacctgcccaatggtagcactgcccacagtaacTGGGCCCACCCACGTCagtcattaatgaagaaaatgctccacagactttGCCCACAGGGCCAGTCTGATAGaatcattttctcaactgaggctcctgcTTCCAAAATGACTCTGGTTTATGTAAAGTTGACGAGAACTGACGCGCACACCGAGTCACAGCAACAGCCATGTAAAGGTTAGTTtcttggggtggggagatggctttgtggttaaGACAGGGTACcactttgcagaggacctgagtttggttcccagtatccagGTCAGCAGGCTCACAACAGCCCATGACTATAGCTTCAGAcaacctgacaccctcttccggcTTCTATGGCAactgcattcatgcacacatacacagacatacaggtatAAACACAGAGGTTTAGAGcaccttgctgctcttgcagaggacctgggtgggTTGTTTCCAGAGCACACGTGAGAGCTCACAAcaacccataactccagttccagggggtctggtgccctcttctggccttcatgagcaCCAAGCACAAAgttacatgcagaaaaaaacctCACACGTATAAAATAATCAAtctaaagaaaatcttttaaaactatttatttctgccgggcgatggtggcgcacgcctttaatcccagcactcgggaggcagaggcaggcggatctctgtgagttcgagaccagcctggtctacagagctagttccaggataggctccaaagccacagagaaaccctgtcttgaaaaaccaaaaaaaaaaaaaaaaacaaacaaaaaaaccctatttATTTCCATGTGCATTTTATAAGCAGCTGATTAAATCGCTACCGATCAAGGCAAAGGCACGCAGCTCTCATGGCACTCCCACCCCGACAGGCTTCAGCTGACATGTGTGAAGGAAAAgggtctccaccttcctaatctACAGCCGCGTTTGTTCCGCAAGGCCGTCAGTCTTTTACAACACAGGACGAAAATGACATGACTTCAACGATAGctcaaaggaaaacaatgtgAAGTCATTAGAAAAAGGTTCTGCAGTCCATGAATGTGCCACTTAAAAGTCGATACAGCGTCCTTTCCGTTCCCAGTCTCCATATCGCGTAGGCTCTGGGCCCCTGGGTCCACCTTTTTCTTTGGTGACTGGATTCACATCGTCTGGAAACTCTAAGGAAGACAGGAGACATGAACAAGGCGGTCAGCCTCGGAAGATGGAAGAAAACAATGTGGTCAGCTTTGTGGACAGGGCTGCACAAGCTGCTTGGGAGTGCCTGGCTTATCCAGTCTTTAAAAGAGTCATATACATggttcttcctcttctacctccGGAACCTGAGAAAGACATTTTTCATAATCCAATCAACTTCACCACTAACACTAATGACTTCCAATTCTTGGAACACTTTCAGGTCTAGAAACTACTAGAATATAGTTTCAAATGTGGTGCTGGACCCAACAGGAGGGAAGCAGTGAGGCCAGGGTGTTTCTTCACTGAACTTGGAAGGCTTAGAAACAAGTTCaatgtctccattttctttccgGTATGACATGCGTGGTGTGTGCCTATCGGAGGTGGTGGTCATACTTACCTCACAGCACTGACTGAACAGGGTGATGTATGTAAAGCGTCTAGCACAGAGACGGGTATGTATAGGTGACTGGTTTTACTTGTGAGCGCTACTGCTCCTTAACAGAGGCTTTGGCTTCAGCAGATGGGTTGTACGAGTGTTAAGTGAAATCATTGACTTAATATTGTGTGTTCATGGGTTGAGAACAGTGCTCAGTAGCAGAATGCGTGCTTTAGCACGAGTCAAGTTCAGTCTCCAGTAacaaacatatgcatgcatgtgcgcacgcacacacacacacacacacacacacacacaaatgtgctacattttcctGATAGGAGTCCTCGCTGTGAGTCAAGTCAAATTCTGacgattttaatttttaattaattggtcAATTTGATGTTAGGTATCACTAATACTGCCGGGTTGGTGTTAAATGCTGAGAGTCAGATGATCCTTCTGTTATAACCTGATACTGGGCTTTCAATTCTCAGTGTTCTATACACCTTAACTCACTCAGTCCACATAATAACTCTATGAGTCAGGAAACAACACTGCCCCTATGTTACAAGTGTACAGAGTTGTTGAGTGTCACACAGCGGGAGAACAGCTGGATGGAGCCTGAACTGAAACCCACAGGCTGCTCTCCTTGTGTAGAGAAAGAACAGATGAAGAACCAGCTGTCAGAACGAACCTCCTATCTTGAATGGTGTATTTTTGGAAAACTCAAATGATCATTGCCCCAAATTCTGCAGCCCCTCTGCAGACTAACCAAAGAAGGTACAGAATTCACCTTGAAACTTTCCAAATATTTCTTCAATCTTTATCTTTTCTGTAGTTGTGCCTAACTCTCCCCTATCCTGGTCATCATTCTGTTTTCTGGGGAAATTCTGGGCTACCCCCCAAGCCTATAATGGAAGCTCCTCTGCTCCCCATTCCTGGGATTCTCTGGGTGTGATCGCAGGGAATGCTGAGACAAAACACTCAGACTGTGTGGCTTATGCAATAAAAGTCTCAGTGGGGTGGAAGAGCTTGGCTGGGTTGGAGTGAGGCCCTCTTCTTGAGCTACAGACTActgtcttttctctctgaacTGTCACTTGGAAAAGAGGGAGGCAGTGAGGGTTCCAGTTTCTCTCTCATAAGGGTACTATTCCCACCATGAGGCCCTCACCCATATGATCCCAACCTAATTATCTCCAAATACCCTCACATTTGGGGTCAGGGCTTGGAAAGTACTAGCAAAAAAGAATATGCTGAGCTCGTTGGAATGGTGTGATTGTAGTCCCAGCTTttcaggaactgaaggcaggagaAATATTTGAGTCCAGCAGTTCTGGGTTAGTCTAGAACACAAGAccctcactacacacacacacacacacacacacacacactcttactacacacacacacagtgagacccttaacacatacacacatgcatgcacatacatgcacatgtatgtgcatatacatacacacagtggtATGCACACATTGAGATGCCCCTTCTCACTGCTGATCACATCAATGAATATCAGATTATAGTGTCATCTCCCACCACCCCGTCCTCCATCGTATCGACATCCACACCAAGGACCATCACACACGGAGACAAAAAAAGTCCCTAAACCTCCTTATAAGGAGGTTCATCTCACTTGGACCCCCACTGGACTTCCTTGTCCCCTGGATGCTTCTTCTAGTCTCACTCTTGAGCTCTCTCCTCTTTGACTACAACCTcctgttttcccttctctcctctgtaCTTCCTGACTTCTGTGTTTGGTATACCCTGGAAGTTCcctgattcctcctcctcctcctcctccccctgcctTACACACTCAGTGGCTCAGTCTTGGCACTCCCGTGGTCTGCTGTGCCATCTGTGTTCTGCCTCTTACATTTCCAGCCGCACCGTGCATGGGTGCTAAAGCATCTTCCTAAAACAGATCTCTTCCACAGTAGACAGAGCAAAGGATGCCAGCCTACAGAGTCTGCCATTTACATAAAACCCTATAAAAAGCAAAACTACAGGGATTGAGAATGAATCAATGGTTGTATGAAGAGGTGGGGATGgagttgatttaaaaataagcaaaagataaCTCTGTAAGGAATAAGAACTTACACTTAATGTTGTTTACATGACTGCAAACATTTATGAAAACTCACAGATATGTATCTTTAAATCACACTTTAATAGAGCTGGCCAGACAATCTCCagccacatatattttaaaaaatttaaccataagtgatggcacacgccttttaccccagctcttgggaggcagagtaaggagtgagttggaggccagcctggtctacaaagggaatttcAGGCCACCTAGctagggctgcagagtgagatctcttcccaaaaaataaaacaaaaatcaaaccaagacaaataaacaaacacttcGCGACAATATCTTTCCTTATTCCCTTCCTGAAATAGGACCTCATGTTGCCCAGGTTGCCTGCCTTCAACTTCTTACCCTCCTTCCgtccgcctccctagtgctgggattacaggcacacactaccaTGTCAGATTTACGGGTTTAGCATGAGGCCAGGGTTCCACGCCTGGTAAGCTGGCACTCTTCCCATGAGTTACCCACTTTCCCTCACTCACCACTCCCGTatttaaaacttgttttaatGACACTGATTGCTGGTGtgcatgtgcgtttgtgtgttgtgtatgagCTTGGATTGTGAGCATTGAGGGGAGAGGACCGGTTATTCAGGAACCAGTCTTCTTCTACAGCCGAGTTCGGGACTGAACTCTAACTGGTAAGGTTTGGAAGCCATGCTGAAGCCCAGATGCCAGCATTTCACTTTTAGCACTTTCGCCTCCAGAACTGTACTGCAAGCCAAAACGAACCTCTTTCCTGATTGGGATTtgcccatattcctgtaagtagcCTCACGTGACAGTTAATCTCAGCTGTCATGTGGGCAAGGAAGTGACCTAGGAGACCTATCTGGGTGTTTCTATGAGGGAGCTTCCAGATCGACGGACAGATCCACCCTGAACGTTCACCCCATACCATGCCTGAGATCCTGAAAACCAGAAAGCGAGCCGAGCACCGGCATTTGCCTCTGCCACCTGCCAACCGACACAATGTGGCTGTCATCTTACGTTCCTGTCACCATGACTGCCTGTCATGATAGGGCTGCACCCTTCTCAAGCCGTGAGCCACCACAGGCCATCCTCTCCTTTAGCGGCTTCTGTCAGGGACTGTATCAGTGCAATAAGAAAAAGCAACCCATACATCCCTTTCCTGTGCTCCTGCCGGGAATCCCAATAAGCTCGCTGACTCACTGATTTGACAGAACCATTCCTTTGGCCTACAGGTGCCCTATCTGGGATGAATTGACCTTTTAAATGTCTCCCCATGAAAAGTCACCCAACACAATCAAAATAAGAACCAGCCTGGAGAACCAGAATTTGGTTCCTGGCGTTAATGCAGGAGACTCCCAGATGttctaactccaactccagggaatgcAGTAGTTCTGACTAcatgcacagacccacacacaaagagacatacacatacagacatgcataatTAAAGTCATACaattaaagaaggaagaaaaacaatgataaaTTATGTTTAGTCTATTACACTCTGAAAGACAGGAAAAGTATTGGCTCAGGAGCCCAAgaacaaattctcaacacaaaggagatttatttgccccagagggacaaaggccagggaataagagacaaagacaggagatagagggcCAAGGAAAGGGCAAAGGGAACCAGGGAAAGAGGACAGGGGTATCTGTCCTGGAGGGATAAAGGTCTGCCtctggacagagaggagacagacatgacaCATAAGAAATTAGTCGTTTATAAAGGCACAAGGAAAACCCCGCGTTAGGATGAGATGTGCAATTTTAActggcatgttaattaggtgagtcaAAGGGGTTTTGATTGCTGGAGTTCATCCTTTGATATCTGGATcctggtagtcagcctcaggaggaggaagtggccaaatgaGTGAATGTGGCCCTTGGGGGTTTGCTTCAGGAAGGTAATCCAATGGTTTTTAGCAAGACGGAGGGAatgtgggagaaggggaaggcctgccagagccacacgTTGGAGTGGGCTAGTGTCCCTTCAGATGCCACTTTGTGTCCAGTGGACAGATGACAGGGAACAATGAAGGAAGGTTATTAGAGCTAAGAGAATGAGCGATGTCTTCTCTCCAGTATGGAGTCCTGTGTTCTGTCGTTTTCTAAGCCTGGCATCTTCACTGCACCTTGATGCCTCGGCTTTATCTATACATCAATGATGAGCTACGGCAGTTGATTTTCTTAGCAGCAGAACGTTATCAACAAATGCAGGTTTGTTATTGGATCACAGAAGATACTAACTTATATGTTTTACCTTTGAATAATGAAAGTTtagtaaaaacaaatcaataagaTAAGACAATCAAACACTCCCCCCCCTCAAATAACTAAAAAAGTACTAAAACTTAGAAACCCTTTCTTTGAGACCATCTgtgttgctcaggctagcctcacattCCTGATTCTCTGGTGTCAGTTTACAGAGTACTGGTATTCCAGACACGTGCCAAGATTTCTAGCTTTAGAAACACCTTTTTGGTGAGGGTTGCACgtgtgtgtatactcatgtgtatgcttgtatgtgtggcCTTGTGTGGGTGCATCCgtgcacttttgtgtgtgtgtgtgtgtgtgtgtgtgtgcatccatgttcctctgtgtgtgtgcatgcaaaggTCAGAGACTGACTTCAGGTATCTCTCctgattgctctccaccttatataCTGAAGTAAGGTCTCTCATTTGAGCCCAGAGACTGTCAATTCAGATAGTCTGGGGAGCTGACTCGCCCCAGGGACTCTTTGtgtcttctcagtgctggaaatACACTGGGCTGCTATGGCTGTTAACCCAAGAGTGCTGGAATCTAAGCTCTGGCTGACCCTCAGGCATGTGCATAAGGCAAGGACTTATGCACTTGGCATCTCACCAACTTGAAACCTTTCAAGAAGTAAGCACCACACCCACAGACCGTCCATAAGGGATTATAACTCACTGACATAGCCTTTAAAAGTGCTAACAGCAAGCGAGAGCACATCTCAGTTCTTGCACTCATGTTCTAGGAGCTAGCTTTTCTCTGCTGTGCTAAGCACAGACAGCGGTGACTCCACTCACTCTTCAGCGGCTCCCTCTCCAGGTGCGAGTCCTCCGGAGCATCGAAACGACCCACTGGCAACTTTGACTTCTTAAGAGGCTGCTTCACAGGTTCAGGTTTTCCCTCTTGATAACTCACTGTCCTCAAAGAGTGACTCGGAAGGGAGGATCCTAacggaggaaaaaaaatattttactttaaaaaaacccTAATTTTGCCTACTTGTTTTTTGACCATTTATCATAGTTCAAAAAGGACAAATGGAATACAGTAAAAATTCTTTCCTCCACACCTAAGTACTACACAGCTATTTCCCTTCCATAGAGACAGATAACCAGTGTTCCAAGCTTGAAAGAGCTAGAAAGTAAGAAGATGGGGAAGTGTACGGAATAGCTTAGTAACCTCTGACTCATCTGGTTTGCGATATGCACAAATATGCACACTGTCTTCTAATAGTGCACTTGGCAGCCTAATTTCCTTACCGTACAtactatgcacacacacttctctccAAGAGACGCACCTAGCAACATAAGCCCCGCCCCAGCACCAGGATGCATGCACAACCCTCTCTGAAGCAAGTAAGGTAAACTGAGCcctaaaggtgattttttttttaaaaaaaggaaaatcttctATTTACCATTTTATGTCTATTTTGGCAAATGTATGATTGAAGCCAGAAGCATAATAAGGAACATATACAGAAAACGATTATACTAACTAGTATATTAATCAAAATGAGAACCACCCCAGCTCCTTAGTAACCACCCCCTCTTCCCTGTACACCCACTAACGAGGCCCTAGCCGGCCCTTCTTCATTGTGAC harbors:
- the Sdhaf4 gene encoding succinate dehydrogenase assembly factor 4, mitochondrial; protein product: MASTGLTGSLVASVWRATRSSLPSHSLRTVSYQEGKPEPVKQPLKKSKLPVGRFDAPEDSHLEREPLKKFPDDVNPVTKEKGGPRGPEPTRYGDWERKGRCIDF